The Acomys russatus chromosome 11, mAcoRus1.1, whole genome shotgun sequence genome contains the following window.
gtcctgagttgtgtaGGAGAAGTGtctggaagcaagccagtgagcactTCCCTGCACGGCCtgtctgcctctgggttcctgttgtggcttccctcagtgatgcacTGTGACCTGGGAGGtttgagacaaaataaaccctttcctccccaagctgctcttTAGGCACAGTTTTATCACAGCCACGGAAGCCAAACTAAAATACCCCTCGAGACAAAGAGTTTTAGCACattaacagaaagcaaactagatcAAAGTGTTGACatctaaaatatttaaggaagacCTACAGtttagcaacaacaaaactaaaacctgGCTTTTAAATGAGcaaagaatctaaaaaaaaaaaaaaaaaattctgtagagAAGATACATAGATGGTCAAAGTGCACATGAAAAGATGCTAACATCAGCAACCATGAGAGAATAATAAACATAAATCGTAGTGACGTGTCAACTCACACCCGCTGGGGACCATTACTTAAaacgcaaacaaacaaaaccagaaaaatagcCGATGCTGGAgagaatatgaagaaattaaattctcagagccagaagaccaggaaGTCTGCTATGTGACTGTGTCTCCTAGGACGACAGTGAAGTTCCAGCCACAATGCCACAACAATATGTCTGTCTAAACAGGATGTGAAGAAGGACACGCTAACTAACGTGGACTCGCCTGCATGGACGGGGAAATCCCATGGATCCCACCCATAGACAAAGAACTGCTGCCACATACAGGCTGCTGAAAGAGAGTCAGTGTTCCTCAGGGATGAGCTCCTCGCTGGTTATGCAATATCAGCTAGTCAGCCCtgaagtcacagacacagggcaACACCAAACAGGCTGCTCAGGGTGCATCTCTGCATTTACATAAACATaagtaacagtaataataaaagaaaatagtgtcACGAATTTgagaggggtgaggggaagatgggggggggggaaatgggagggtgggggacGATGGGAGGGAACCTGGGGAGGAtcagatggaaggagggaaatgatgtaaatatattttaattaattgtttaatgtaaaaagggaggaagaaattagaacagctagggctatgtaaagagaccctgtcacaaaacaaacaaacaaacaaaagaaaagaaaaaagaaaccttaaaaacaaaatcatcacaAGACGCATTAATCCCACTTCTGAGTTTATCTGAGAGAGCTAACACCCCCAACATATACCCACACGCCTGAGTTCACTACAGCATAGCTCATAATAGTGGAAACGACCTAAATGTTCACTGCTGGACAAATGAATAAAGATGTCAGTACACAGATAAAGCAGAAAATTAGCCTGAGAAACAGGGGTGAGCCTTGGGAACATTGTCTGAAGGACATTAACCAGTCAAAGGACAAGTCCTGCATGATTTGATTTGTCTGAGGGATGACAATGGTCAAACTCATCAAAACAGAAGGCAGAGTGGAGTCTGCCAGGGGTGGAGCTAAGGGAACCGTGTTCAGAGGAGGTGGAATTCGGGGCATGATGCAAACTTCTACAGACCTGTGTGCAGCCAGGCACATGGCTAAGGTGAGAGATTTGACACTGTAGCTTTCACCATGGCACATGATGAGCCAACAGTCGTAAGAGGCCATTTCACCACAGAGGGTAACAGCTGGTCCACAGACAGAAAGCCAGCCTGCTGCAGTGGTGTGATCTTAACTGTCAACGTGGCTGCATTCAGAATCATCTAGAAGACAGACAGGCATGACTCtgggtctgtgactgagggaataAACAGGGGTGGGGTGCGGcgaggggcggggggcggggagcgggtAAGGCTAACACTGGAGAGAATGCTGGTAttcacctttctctgcttcctgaggcatCAGGACTTGAGCTTCTCTCTGTGCCTTGTGCCCCTCCCACCATGACAGACCAAATCCTATGAAATCAGGAGCCAAAATAACTCTTTCCTCCTTCAATCCGAGTGTCACGTAATTTAGTCACAGCAACGGAAAAGCAGCTGATGCTGCTGTCATCAGGCCAGTGCGAAGCAATTAACAAGTAACTAGCATCTACTAGATTTGGGTggaagaagatatttttttttaatctgacaaTAATCTAAATAGGTAAGGATGCAGAAAATAGGGACTCTCAATCTCCAGTGTAACTGCCGTCTAAGCCAGTTTGATAACATGTAACAGTTACATACACAGAATTACCCATCAAAGTTAAGCACACGCGTGCCCATATCTTTACTAATTGGGATAGGCCTCTAATAGGTCCACAGGAGCAGTCTGTGAATCTAAACAAATACACTGTCTCTAGCTTTTCGCCACTAATCCAGTTGGTCTGGACCCCAGAGGCGTGCAAGGAATCTGAGGGAAATTATTTTGTCGAGTGACAGGCTTGGTAGATCCCTGGAGATCCAATGACAAACTCTACGGCCATGGACTGGACACTTGATGTCCTCACTGGTGATTGCCTTCAATCTGCTTTGAGTCTGGGTCTATTTGGGGCAGTAAAATACAAGAATCAGAAAGCATAACAGGATAACAAGAAAGATAACATAACCGAGATAATGATAAAGATAACTGGTTCCCTTAGCTCCACCCCTGGCAGGCTCCACTCCGCCTCTTCTGTTTTGATGAATTTGACCATTTTCATCCCTCAGACAAATCAAATCCTGCAGAGCTTGTCCTTTGATTGGCTAATGTCCTTCAGACAATGTTCCCAAGGCTCACCCCTGTTGTAGCATTTTGACCAAGCAGGAACTGGACTCACTCCACCAGTCATAGCTCAGGCGAAGAAGGCGCATGCCTCTGGCAAAGCTGGCCAGCGAaagcaggagaagggaggaggtgggTTGATCCTGCAGTGAACAGCCAAGCAGGAGCTGAGGCCACCATACCCAGGTCCTCTCCCCAGACTGCTACATCCGTCCAATTCCTTCCCCTTGTTTTCCCTCTGAGCAAGCAGGGCAGGGATAAGCACTCCCCCTGACACTAGAGACGCCATGCTTGACATCCAAAACCCTAGTAAGGGAGGAGTAACAGTCACCATTTTGCAGACAAggccacagagacagaaatgtcAGGTGACATGCCACTATTCCACAATCAGGACACGGTGGAGCAGGAGCTGGAATATTTTTAATCCAGAAGGCATGgtttggggaggaggaagaggaggagtcagGGTTTTGTGTTTGATCTTCAGTTGGTAGTTCGTGTAAGTCAGTCTCAAATTTGCTGACTAGCTAAGGACGACCTTGAACTTgggcttctcctgcctccacctcgcAAGTACTGGACtaacaggtgtgcgccatcatgcctggctgcagAGGCTGGTGTTTCAGCGACTTACCGTTGGTTCTGCCTCTCAAGACGATGCTGCAGACACGTCTCCCCAGGAACAGGGGATGAGAGCATTGGAGTGTGAGGTTAGGGGAGAGAGTGagcaaaggcaaaggcagaaggagtgAAAGTAAACAAGATATCTCCCCGAGAAACCGAAGCCATTAATGTTTCCAAGCAGACAGAGAGCCagggtgggaaagagagagaaagagcagccAGCCGCAACCAGGGAGAGGAGTGGAGCGCTCCCACCCCGTCCTGCGCCCCACCCCCCCGTAGAGAAGGAGAGGCCAGCTGTGTCCAGTCTGGCACAGTGCTCTGGCACCCAGGCATCCAGGAAGAGGAGCCGGCTGGGGCACAGGAGGTATCGCAGCTGGGTTTACTGAGGAAAACCCAAACCATATTTCAAGATATTTTCTTTTGACACCACTTAGAGCAGGACTCTTGCACTTTCGGAATACAAGCCACAGAAAATGATTCCTGGTGGGACAAAGTCTGGATGCCATAAGAAGAgtaagaaattatattaatttttaagttattcttGGTATTTATTAAACTTCTTACtagaacaagatttttttttttttttcaaacgcGCTATTAGCCTGTGTTGCTAACTGCGTGATACCACGGACTGGGTGATTTAGTGAGGATGTGGGTGGGTGTATTGTGGCTCAAGGCCTGAGGAGGGTGCACTGTCTGAGCCCCCTTTGCCGGTCCTGGGGTGGCACAGAGAAGTTAAGCAGCTTGGCGGAGTCGCACAGCTGTGGAGCGGAGGAGTGCGTTAAGCCTGAGTTGTGAACGCCCACCCTCGGGCTGCAAAACGCTTGCCATCCTGCGGAAAATCAAGCCATCCGGCGGCACGCCTGGAATCTGAGTCCGGCATAGGCGGTGCGCGCAGCTGAGGGGAGTCAGGTCTAGCAGCGGCCGCCGATTCGCAGCGGGGTGTAGGGCAGTAGGGAAACATCCGCAGGGGCTGATTACGAACCCCAACCCCGGAATTCTACCTCGGGGAGAAGGGACTTCAGAGCACGCTCCGCCGCAGGAGGGCGCGTCTGACCAGCCGCCGCTAGGCCATCGGTCCTCGCCACAGGGCGAGACGCCTGCAAGAAGATGTCGCTGTCCGGCGGGGAGCGCCCTGCGCGGCCAGGGACCCGTCTATCCTGGCTGCTGTGCTGCAGTGCCCTGCTGTCCCCGGCCGCCGGCTACGTGATTGTGAGCTCCGTGTCCTGGGCTGTCACCAACGAGGTAGACGAGGAGCTGGACAGCGCGTCCACCGAGGAGGCGCTGCCGGCGCTGCTGGAGGACTCGGGCAGCATCTGGCAGCAGAGCTTCCCGGCCTCGGCGCACAAGGAGGACACGCACCTGCGGCCTCGGGGCTCCGCCCGCGCCAGGCCCGCACCGGCCCCGCGTGGCATGTTCTCCTACCGGAGGGAGAGCGGCTCATCCGCGGCATCCCCCGACCCCAGGGTGCGCGCGGGCACCGCCCGCTCCCTGGCCCACGCTAGCTCCTGGGGTTGTCTGGCCACCTCGTCCACCCACGAAAAGGTAAGCCAGAGGTCGGGATCCGGGGGCGGTACCCATCTCGCTATGGCCGGGCAGTTCCGGCGACTCGGGTTTCACAGGTGCATAGACTGTAGGTGCCCTGTGAATAACTGGCACGGCACCGAACTGTGCATGAGTTGGTTCCTCCAGCCAAAAGCGTGTGAGCGGGGAGGACCAGACGAGGCTGGGAAACGGTCTGGTGGTTAGAGACTGGATCCCTGCTTTAACATGGCCAAAGAGGCGTTCAGACTATCAGCGACAAACCGGAAACCTGTGAAGCAGACAAGATCGCCTTTGGAATAGCAGATGAGTTGCATCCAGCCCCTGCGGTCTCAAAGCGCTATCCTGCAGACAGACTCCGGCAGCACCTCCCACACCAAGTGGGCGTGGGAGAAAGACACCATCCACACGCTGGTAGAAatttacactaaaaaaaaatcataataaatggACTCAGATTTTTTAGAAAGACGACTTAGGCGAATTGTAAC
Protein-coding sequences here:
- the Creg2 gene encoding protein CREG2 produces the protein MSLSGGERPARPGTRLSWLLCCSALLSPAAGYVIVSSVSWAVTNEVDEELDSASTEEALPALLEDSGSIWQQSFPASAHKEDTHLRPRGSARARPAPAPRGMFSYRRESGSSAASPDPRVRAGTARSLAHASSWGCLATSSTHEKIQGLPFGSCLAISDGPLHNSTGTPFFYVTAKDPAVADLVKNPIASLMLPEPEGEFCRKNIVDPEDPRCARLTLTGRMIMVPPGEVEFAKQAMFSRHPGMRKWPRHYEWFFMKMWIEHIWLQKWYGGVSDIPREEYFKAAPRKV